AATCACAACCAAACAAAGTAATGAGGGTGAAAGAAGCAGCAGAATATCTCAATATCGCTGTTTGTAGAATGTATGAATTAGCAAGTCATCCACAGTTTCCAGTGATTAGGGAAGGGCGCAAATTACTTTTCCTACAAAAGGATTTAGAAGCTTGGCTTGAAACACAAAAGGAGGTGATTTAGTGGAAGATACAACATCGTTAGTTATATTCGCAATGTTTATCGCGTGCAGCGCATTGTTACTTTACATTACTTATGAACCAATAAAACAGTGGGCTTGGAGTGACGTAAAACAAAATAAAAAGACCCATGGCAGTGGGTCCTTTAAGAAAAAACAGTTGTTATAAGTATATCACGAAAAGTAGGGAAATAGTAGATGCGTCTAACTGAATATCAAGTGCTATTACCTAATAAGTTTTGGAACTTAGCAAAGAGCAGGGATGAATTAAAGCAAATGATTGAACAGTATTTCAAGGCTGGTTATCCGCATTATGAAATTCAACGAATTATCAAAAGTGGACAAGTATATGTGGCGGTTTGTACAAGGAGGTAAATAAATGGCAACATTTCGAGTTAGTAAAAGTAAAAATTACACAACCATTAATAATACAGGTCTTCGAGATGAACGTTTAAGTTGGAAAGCAAAAGGAATATTGGCTTACATTTTATCGTTACCAGATGATTGGGTGTTTTACATGGAGGAAATATCTACTCATGCGAAAGATGGAATTGATAGTTTAAGAGTAGGAATGAAAGAACTAAAAAAATTCGGTTATGTTAGAAGGTTTCCTGTAAAAAACGAAAAGGGAAAGATTACTAACTGGGAGACAATTATTTATGAAGTTCCACAAGTGGAGAATCCAGATATGGAAAATCCACAAGTGGAAAAATCACAAATGGAAGTTCCATTTATGGAAAATCCCAAGCTACTAAATACTAAAGAACTAAGTACTAATAAACAAAATACTAATATACAAAGTAGTAGTAGCATCTTCTCTTTCTACGAAAATAATTTCGGTATTTTAAATTCATTCATAGCCGAAAGTATTTCACAATGGGTAAACGATACAAGCGAAAAACTTGTACAAGCAGCTATGGAGCGTGCTTTGAAACAGCAGAAGAAATGGAATTATGCTGAGGGGATTTTAAAACAGTGGGTTAATAAAAACATTCGTACTTTAGCTGATGTTAATGCAGCAGAAATAGAGTTTAAGAACAAAGGTGAAAAAGGAGCGAATAGAAATGGCAACACCAATGAAAAAACTGGCGGAATCCCTGGAATCGAAGGTGAATTACCATTCTGATCAATGTATGAATCACTCCTATGTAATAGGTGGACAAACAATCATTAAGCCAATTCAAATGATTATTTATCAAGGAAAACCTGTTTGCCCAAGATGTGTAGTTGAGCAAAACGATAAGGTTTTGGAAGAACAAGCTAACGCTCATTATAAGAAGATTAGCCGTTTGCAGAAATTCAACATGCTGGAAAAGGCTAGTGTTATTACAAACAAGGAAATTCCTCTTTCAAGATTATCTGATTACAGAACTGGGTGTGATGAAACGATTAGTCACAAGAAAGCTGTAGAAGAAACCTTGGAGGATTTAAAGAACGGAGAAATTAGAAAAGTTGTATTTACAGGAAATCAAGGGACGGCAAAAAGTTTCCTAGCATACAGTATGCTTCATGAATTAAATCAATATTTTTGGGATATCAGTCAAAAAGAAGAAAATTATAATCTTATGAAAAGTTGCTTGTACGTTGAATTAGAAGCAATAACAAGAATGATTATGGATTCTTTTGATGATAAGAGCAGTAAATATACACTTCAATATTTCGTCCAATTAATTGGACAAGCTGATTTGGTGGTATTAGATGATCTTGGGGCAGAAAGCGGGTCAACTGATTCGAATAGACAGGCATCGGATTTCATTCAACGCCTTTTATATGCGGTATCAAACGCTAGACAAGGAATGAGTACATTTACTACAACAAACTTTACCGGAAAACAACTTTTTAATAAATACGATGCTAAAACAGTTAGTCGTTTATTAGGGGATTCAAGGGTTTTGAAATTTACAACAGCTGATCAAAGGCTTACAAATTTAGGTTTCTAATAAGGAGGAATAAGCATGTGTGCATTATGCCGTAATACAGGGATTATTTGTAAAGAAACTTACCCAGGTGTAATTGAAACGAGTGGTTGTAATTGCGAAGTAGCAATCCAGCAGCAAGAAGAAAACGATAAGCGTTGGCAAGCATGGTTAATAAAATTTGAGTCAATGAAACAAGAGTTACAACCTAAGCAGCAACAAAAAGTTAGCTAACAAGAAAAAGGGGGATTTCAGTCGTATGAAGCCTACGAAAGTTGAAATCGATGTTACTGATAATAAAATTTATGTGGTCAAGAATGGTGAGGTTACGCTACTGAATCCTCCAGTAACAGGATTCGGGGAACAAGTAATTACTTGGCAAGGTGGAAAAGTTGATCGTGTTTCAACTACGATCACGGAAAAAATTAAATAACTGGGGATGCGATTATGAAGCAATTAACTATTGATGATGTTATAGGGAGTTTCCGCTACAACGCTATAAGCACCAGTGAAAAGTTTTTCAATCCAAGCTTTGAAGTACATTTTTACGATAAAGAGGAACGGCAAAAGATGGATTGCTTTGATGCTAGGAGTGAAGCTGAAGCTTGGGATGCAACAATAGAAGAGCATGGGAAAGGTATTCAGAAGATTAGGATAACTCATTCGAAGCGTACCAGATCAGAATTTCTGGAACTAGACTAGGAGGGATAGAGAAAATGAAAAAGGTAATTGAAGAATATATCAATCATTTAAAACAGTCAGCAGTAGAGAACAGAAAGGAATCAGACAAAGCGTATGAAAATGGCGATTTAGGTTTATCAGGATACTTACGTGGGCAATGGATTGCTAATGAAGGAATAGCAACTGCGTTAAAGACTATCTTAACTCAACACAGAGAGGAAAATGTGAGTTCAAATTTAATAAAGTAAGACCAAATTTGAATTTTGTTAAGAAATAAATGCTTTGCTTATGATATAGAGTCATTTTTGGATATTGGATTTACTAAGGAACTAAAAAAGTCTCTCCAATAAGATTTGAAGAGACTTTTCTGTCACATATCATAGCAATTTAGTTCCTATTAAAAGATGATTTAAGCTCTTTCTAAGTTTTTTATGGCGTACCGATAGTTATTGCCATCAATGCAGCAATTCTATCTAAAGCTTCCTGTACTGTAGTAGGAGGAAGAGGAGCCCAGTTTGCTGGATTAATAGGTGTATAAGCTAAATCGAAAGCATCATCAACTCTAATTAAAGATGTACTTGTTCCTATAAGATTTATTCGGGAACGAATAGGTAATGAATCAACTGTCGCTCTGACTCTTGTAATAACGTTATTAGCGCCGTTGACAAATAAATTTCCTGAATTAGGGCTGGGATTGAAGATGTTTTCTGTAATAGCAAAGCTGGTTAAATTTAGGGGGTCAATTGGAATATGACCAGGTAGCACATTTATAATGACATTACCATTTATTCCACCACCAACTAAATTGACTTGGGTATCTGTGGTTGCTTGCGAATTAATAGTAATATTGCCACTAGAAACGAACGAAGCAAACATAGCCATGTTAATTCCATTTTGAGTATAACCACCGGATAACATTGAATCACGGATATTCACTTGATTCACAGAAGTAGAAAGAGCTGTGAATATAGGAGTAGGGGTTATATTAACACTAACAAAGAATAATTTACCTGAAACGCTTTGCGCCGTTTGAAAATTAAAATCAAGAGGCCCACTTAGTAATGTCAGATTAACAAATCCAGATCTAGGATCCTGTGAAAAGTTCAAATCAAACCAAGACGGATCATTTATATCGAAAGGAATTTGTAATCTTGTTAATAAAGTACTAGTTCCTACTAATTGAACGTTAGCTTTTAAATGAATTAATGGTTCGATATAGTTGCCAGGTCCAATAGAGATAGCATAACGTTTCGTTATATTTAAAGGATCTGGAAATGGTGCAATAGCATCTGTTATTGATGCCATTGCTGCAGTCACTGTTAAAAATGGTGCGCATTCAGAACCATCAGCAGTAGCGTCATTACCAGCTTTGTTTACATAGACGATTTGTGTGAAAGTTGGTAGGGGTTCTATACATCCAGGTCCAGTAGGCCCGGTGCTTCCGGTAGGTCCGGTGTCCCCAGTAGGCCCGGTGCTTCCGGTAGGTCCGGTGTCCCCAGTAGGCCCGGTGCTTCCAGTAGGTCCGGTGTCCCCAGTAGGCCCGGTGCTTCCGGTAGGTCCGGTGTCCCCAGTAGGCCCGGTGCTTCCAGTAGGTCCGGTGTCCCCAGTAGGCCCGGTGCTTCCAGTAGGTCCGGTGTCCCCAGTAGGCCCATCGGGTGGTCCAGTAGGCCCGGTAGCCCCAGTGGGTCCAGTAGGCCCATCGGATGGCCCAGTAGGCCCAGTAGGCCCGGTAGGCCCAGTATCGCTATTAGGTCCAGTAGGCCCAGTAAGTCCAGTGGAACCAGTAGGCCCGGTAGGTCCAGTAGGCCCAGTAGGTCCAGTAGGTCCAGTAGGCCCAGTAAGTCCAGTAAGTCCAGTGGAACCAGTAGGCCCGGTAGGTCCAGTGGAACCAGTAGGCCCGGTAGGTCCAGTGGAACCAGTAGGCCCGGTAGGTCCAGTGGAACCAGTAGGTCCGGTAGGCAGAGTGAATGGTGGAATAGCTGGTAAAGTAGGTCCAAGTAAATCAGGATTTATTAAAGTGGAAGATAATAACTCGTCCATAATAATTTCACCTCTAAAAAATTAGTATTTCTAATAATAAATGCGGAAATAGAGAAAAGTGAAATGGACAAGTGAAAAAATTAGACAATGGAATTTTCATAAAAGCATTATTTTAATCAAAAAGAGCACCATTTGCCCTAAGGGTGCTCTTCGACCAAGAACTATATTTTTTATAGTCCGTATAAGTATATGTTGTTGCTAATAAATAGTGCGATAAAAGAAACACATATTGTACAAATCAACTTGTGGGTTAAGGAAAGAAAATCACATACCAAATTGATAATAATGCAATCCATCCAATAGTAAGGAATATGTATTTTAATATTTTCATAAATGCTCCTTTTAGATATAGGATGCACCAAGCTAGAGAATGTTATTAATTTTTAAACAAAATTCTTATTTAACAACAAATAAAAAGAGCGCTAATCAAGAGCGCTCCGTATACCTTGTTATAACGAAAGTGACGAACTCACATTATACAGAAAGGTAGTATTAAAGTATGTAAAAGTATGAAATTGGTGAATGGGTTCAAACGAAATTTTTATTTAGTTAAAAAGAGGTCCTAAGAAACTAGGACCAAAAGCGAAGTATCATCTTTAAAGTGAAAGTAAAAAGATTGATATGTGCTTATTCTATCACAAATCGAAATTTAAAAAAATTAAACGATTAAAAAATGATTTACAAGGATAAAGCATAGTTGCTTTATGATTGATTTCTCTTTAACCTAAGTAATTACCCTACCTGAAAAATACTTATACTTGCAGATACATTTGTTAAAGAGCCGCCATCATTATTAGATAGGGTGATAGTACCTGCTGAAGAAGTATTATTTATTAAAGTTAATGTTGAAGGAACAGTTGTTACTGTGAAAGCAACAGTACCTTGATTTATAGAATGTGGAGACCCAGTTCCATAACGACCACCAGGAATTGGTGTACCATTTAGTGCAAAGGAAAATTGGTTTTCACGAGCAGCTTCTAACTGGAATTCTGCTACATATGTTCCTCTGGTGTTAATTGTAATATTTCCAGTGCCCGCTATATGGGTAAAAGCGCTACCTATTATAGGTCCATTGGTATTAAAAGTGACACTGCCACCTACTACAATTGACTGATTGGTAGTATCAAAAATATATAGGTAGTTTGTTAAACCTACACCAGCAGGACCAGTAACACCAGTCGGTCCAGTAATGCCAGTAGATCCAGTGTCACCAGTCGGTCCAGTAACACCAGTCTTTCCAGTAACGCCAGTCGGTCCAGTAACACCAGTCGGTCCAGTAATACCAGTCCTTCCAGTAACGCCAGTCGGTCCAGTAATACCAGTCCTTCCAGTAACACCAGTCGGTCCAGTTGGATGGTGGGGGATGATAATAGGTTTAACATCTGAAAAAATAAATGTATTGAATATATCTCTATTTTTGTATTCTATCAAAATCACCTCATCTTTGTGTTTAGAAAAATAGTAGCATAATCTTTTTTATTAATGTTTCATTTATATATTATTAGTTTAATTAAATTTGGAATCAGCAAATAACTACCTTTGCACTTTTGTTTTAATAACATTGTTATTTCGTGTTAATGAAAAGAAAGGTAGATTACTATGAGTAGATTACTATGAGTAGATGCCTCTATACAATAACATATGCTTGTCCAGTTAAAAGGTGAATAGATAAAAGAACCCGTTTGTTATAAACGGATTCTTCCCACAAGGTTTGCAAGAAATTCAAGGTAACTAGACCGGAGCACTTATTGAAATTCTTGTGATAATACTGTATGCAAAGGAATTAATAAGGTTAAAGAAATTTAAACAAAATCCTTATTTAAATGAAGAAGCCCTAGAGTTAGGGCTCTAGGGCTTCTTGTGTTGGTATATCTCACACAATTTTATAAAAAGAATAGAACGTACTGAAGATAACACATGAATGTTTCATAAATGTATCAAAAAAGTGAACAAAATCGTTATTTTAATTAGTTCAGCCCCTTGAAGGGCGCTCCAAGGGGCTAAGATTCGAGAACTTGTAAACTCTTGTTTAATTACATGAAAACTCCCTAAGGAGAATCTATGATATTTTAACACTCAACTAACTATTTTGACAAATGTATATTGATAAAAGAAACCCCGATTGTCGACGGGGCTTCTAAGGGTAAGTGCCAAGTAATGACGTACTCGACTAATTAACCATATCATGAATTTTTTGGTAAAAATACTGGTAAATGTGTCCAATTATATGGGGGTTAATTTGAACAAAAACGCTATTTTAGTAGAAAACATTAAAAAGGACCCGATTAGGGGTGCGGGTCCTTTTAATGGAGCGATAGAACTTCATGGGATTACCAATACATTACCATAAAAGGAAATAAACTCCCAGTGTGTGGGTGTTGAGAAAACTTTATATAAATACTTCATTTTGTAGAAATAAAAAAGGCGATTGTCGCCAAATCGCCTTTTGATAAGACAGAGCACTTTCAAACATAAGGTATTCGGTGTTTAATGATATGTGCAAATAAAAGAGCAGCTAGCAAAAGCTAACTACTCGGTCCTCCAAGGGGGAACAAGGAGAAAGTAACTTAATGGGTTGTCTACAGTATTGACGGAATATTGAGTTTTATTCAGGGGAGGAATCATAATTTATAAATTAGATTATGATATTCGCTATTACCCATATCGCCCAGAAAAGAACTAAAAATTCAATCGTAATCCAAAGTGCTTTTTTCTCCGATTTTTTAAACTCTTTTATTAAAGAGAAAACAGCACTAATTGCTATAAGGATGAAAAGAACGAGTCTTATTGTATCTGGCATTTTAACCACTCCTAATTTTGAATTAAGTTTATTATATAACGATTTTAAAATTTTTAGATAATTATTGATGAGAATTAAGCTAAATTTAAACAAAATAATCCTTTTATAAGAAAGTGAGGTTAGGAGAATGACTAATTTAAAGAAAAGAAAAATTAGGAAAGCTATCGCGCGTCGCACAAAGGCAGTAGAGAAATATCAAGTTGATAACGCTTGGAGAAATATTTTTGTGAAAGCTGGAATAATAAAATAACAGTACTGGAGGGATAGAAAATGAATGGTATACAGTTTTTCGGAATGTATTTGGCTCTTTACTTAATCATCATGTTTGTGACCTTTAGTAATGCGAAAAGCTTCATACAAGCTGGAATTATTATGGTACTTGTAATCTTGATTTCGGAAGTTGATCATAGATATGGATTTTATAAGGGAAGCAAGAAAGCTAAAAGCAAACAAATATAGTCCGGCTAGAAAACTAGAGGACACCAATTCATTAAAGCAGCAATTATGGCTGTTTTACGAATGGGTGTCCTTTTTATTTTGAAAAGGGAGATGGGGAAATGAAGGGGTTAAGAGATCAATTACGTGAATGGAAAAAGCAATCAAATAAAACAAAGAAGAAAAAGAAGAAAAAACGAAAAGAGAAATTTAGCACTCGTGAAATTGAAGATTTAATGGGAATGCATAGGCCTTGTTATGAACGAAGACGTGGAGCAATAAGACAAAAGTAATTTAAAAATAAAAAGGAGTGGTCTTACATGACTAAACAATTATCTTTCTTACCAAAAATTGATAGAACAGCGACACAAGAGGAATTAGAAGGTGTGTTGGAAAGCGTACGTATACATAGACAATTTGGGATGATGCGTAAAGAAATGAAAGTCACTCCTTCTTATGAAATACGTGAGCACGGTCCTACACATACAGTTGGTAAGCCGTTAGAAGATGTTGCTATAGCAAATATCCAACAAAGTAAACGAGAAGAGTGGCTTGAAAGAATGTCAGTACGTATAGATCAGTTTCTAAATCGATTAGGGAACGGACGTGCAGGAAGCATTCAAAGAGATATTATTTATAAACGCTATTTAGAAGAAGAGGACGTATGTGATTACATGGTTTATAACGAAATAGGGATGTCAGAACGTACTTATCGACGTTGGAAGTCTAAAGCGTTTTATAAGCTTGCTTTTGCACTTGGATTAGAAGTTTACGAGACAGAAGAAACGGGAGGTAATGAATAATGAATTTTGTTCAACCGATACGTGATCCGGAGCAAATACAGCAGTTAAAAGATTATTTTAAGGAAAAGAGCTTACGTAATTACATTCTCTTCATTATGGGAATCAATACAGGCCTGAGAATCTCGGACATTTTGAAATTGAAGGTAGGAGATGTCAAAGGTAGTCATATATCTATGAGAGAAGAGAAAACAGGGAAACAGAAACGAATACAAATTACTGCAGCATTGAAAAGAGAACTTAAATGGTTTATTGAAGAAAGAGAAGACAATGAGTATTTATTACAAAGCAGACAAGGTAGGAATCGCCCAATCGGTCGCAGTATGGCATATAAGATATTAAGTGGAGCAGCGGCAGATTTTGGGCTAGATGAAATAGGAACACATACACTGAGAAAGACGTACGGGTATCATATGTACATGCAAACGAAAAACATAGCATTACTTATGGAGATATTCAATCACTCGTCAGAGAAGGTCACGTTACGTTATATAGGTGTAAACCAAGATGCAATGGATAAAGCAATGACTAGATTTAAAATTTAATCATTGCTTATCTCTTTTTAAATCTAGAGTTATTGCAGCATTTTGGAAAAAACTACGCTAAGAGTTTGCAAGGTTTTATACAGTTTCAGTAACAAACAAGAACCCTAAAAACGTGTTAGGATAGGAATATATAATGCATAGATCCATATAACAAAAAAAAGAAGGTTCCTTGGTGGGCGTACGGTTTTCTCTTTTCAGTGATACCGATAATATTGCGTTATGTTAACTTTCTATGAATATCATATTCAACCAAAATTACCCTTATTGATGTTATAATTAAATTCTTGGAGGGGTATTATGGAATTTATTGTGGATATTTTATTTTATTTTGGGTTTTATTTTGGATCACTGTTTCTTATAATTGGTACCGCATTAGTTTTATTTATTATGGCTGCATTACCAAAAATCTGGAGTAAAAATCTATCATTCGTAATGCTCGGTTTAGGGATAAATATAATTACTATTCCGTTGTCTTTTTTTATAGGTGGGATGGCAACAGATTCTCCTGATAGTACTAGGTTAGATTTTTGGAAAGGATTTTTCTTTATTCAAAAAATACCGCTCTTTTTACTGATTTTTTTATTATTTTTAACTGTGGTGTTGTGGTTTATTCGTAAGAACAAGAAAAAAGTAAACATATAGAATTTTAAAACGACTTCCAATAACGATAATTATTTAAATAAGCTGTCCACATGGGCAGCTTATTTTATTTTTCCGCATAGCTTAGGTTATTTTGCAAAATGCTGGTGGTATCCCTATACAGTTACTCATAATTTTCGTACTGTGTAACTCAAAAGAGAAAGTGAAACGAAATCAATGATACCAAGCGATTCAGAGAAGGGGTCAGTTACACACAATATAAGATATGGGTAAGTGGTAGTATCAAGGAATTGAATGGTGTATATACATAAATATAAAATGTAAGGGGGAAGTAATGGTGATTCATGTTAAATGAAGAACTATTAGAAGTAATAATTAGATACAAAAGGAATACTGGAAAAAATCCTGATGTGTTAAAGCTAAATCCAACTTATTTTAGAAATATTTTAGAAGAATTGAATTATCCAAAGTGGATTATTAAAAAGAAAATGACAGAAATGAAAAAAAGTATATTTGGTGTACCGGTGGAATTAACAGATGCAGTCGAAAAATTTGAACTATGAAAAGGCTGGCAGAGTTGTGACCGCTTTTTGGCAGGAAATGTTTCGGTTATTTTGGAATTAACGTGTTATATTTGTATTGTGGGAAGTGGCGGGAAACACAACTCACTATGTTGTTTCTAAAATTCTAAACGGTTCGTAATGATGGCACATAAAATCCGAAACCAGCAGATGGTAATGATTGAATGATACCGTTATTAAGGAGAGCTTTTGCTCTTCTTCCAGTTAATTAATATTGTTGGAACAGATGAGTATAGCGGTACTTAGTAGTTGGAAGAAGAATAAAACCTCATTTAGCATATTTATAGTAATAGCATAAGAGATTGACGAAAGAGCAACTGATGCATGGTTGCTCTTTTATTAATAGTTTTAATAGGAATATACTTTCTATGCATGCTATAATAATATTGGCTTATAATTCCAATATTAAAGGTAGAAAGGATTGTGGCACGAATGAGTAAATTAGATCAAACTATCAGCAAATTAAAAGCATATATAGGTGAAGATCATGAGGAAAAGAAATTAATAGAGAAATTTAATGAATTAACTCCAATTTTTAAAAAGATGGACAATGAATTCCCTAAATCTGGTAATGTAGAGCATTTAGTAATTTCTTATAGCGATAATAAGTATGTAAAAATCGGAAGTGATAAACTTGAATTACGTCTTGATAAAGAGAGAAATGTAATCGTAGTTTATAATCATAAGGGCATGCAAGCTACTACATTAGATGAGATAGTACTGCAAGAAAATGAGTTATATTGTGTAGGACGTGGGGAGAAGCTCACAGAAGATATTCTAAGTGATTATCTAAATGAAGTTTTTGGAGAGATTTTAACAGGTGAATAAGTCATTAAGAGCATTCCTTATGGAGTGCTTTTTATTATGTATAATCACTTTATTTAATATATTTCAATTTGATAAAAGGGATAGGTATTATTGTGTCGAAATATAGTTTTAGGAGAGTGATGAAAAGTGAATTTTGACGAACAAATTGCGACATACAAACAACAGAAGCAACAATTATTAGATGAAATGGAAGGGAAAAAGGAGATGTTTTTGGATGAACTAGTAAAATTTACAGCTAGTTGGTTTGAAGAACATACAATGCATTCTATTAAAAATAACCCTGAAAAAGTCATTGGATTAGGGGAAGATAAGGCTAGGCAATTAAAAACGGAATTGAAAGAACTTGCAAACAGAAGTGATGAATTGGTCAAGAACTACATGTGTGAGGATGATTTATGGTGGCATATGAATGAAAATAAACATTCGTATTTTGCAAAAGATTATAAATTACAAGAAAAACATGAAAAGAAAATAAGGTTGATGTTTGGTGAGTTAGGAAAGATTTTAATTGCATACGATATAGAAAAGGCTTCTTCAGAATCTCAAAGAAATTTTTCTAGTAGTTGGTTTTATGATGGTTATAATAGTGAGGATAAAAAGAATATAAGATATGCTTCTAGTGTTACATTTTCAAAGGAACTTCATACTTTAGATAAAGAATATATTGAATTAATAAATAAAGTTCAAGAAATTAATTGGAAAAGCGAAGATTTAGAAGAACAGAAAAAAGTTGAAAATGTAGAAGATTGGTGGACGTCGCTTTAATATAAAGATTAAGTAATAAGTCACACTCGAAAAGAGTTGTGGCTTTTTATTGTGTAAAAATTACATAGGTGGTGTTTAGTAAATGATTACTGAAATTAGAAAAACAATATCAGGTACAGAGTATTGGGATAACAAAGAAAAGCGAAGTCTATTTGTACCAACTGGTGAAGAACCAGGATTCGGAGTAACTGTTAATCCTGAGAGTATGATCTTGGGCATGGACTTATCAAGTAAACCAGATACTACAGTAGTGACAGTACCATTTAATGATATGACAGTGAAACAGTTACGTGAGTATGCTGATGAGCTAGGCATTGAGATTCCTTCTGATATTAAAAAGAAAGAAGACATCATTGAATTACTATCATGAAATACTGTGACTTCAATGGCTGCCATAACAAGATAAGCAAAGGACGTTACTGTGAAGAACATAAGCGTAACAAACCAAGGAAGAAGAAAGATAAGAAGAATATCTATCATCATGAGAACAAGCCATTCTATCGTACTGATGCATGGAAGTTTGTCAGGTCAAAGGTATACGAAAGAGAGAATGGATGCTGTCAACGATGTGGAAGGTTCGTCTTTGGTAGACGTGCTCATGTTCATCATGTAATACCAATCAAGGAAGATCCAATTCTTAAATTAGAAGAGAATAATCTAAGATTACTTTGTCCAGTTTGTCATACAATCGAAGAAAATGAAGATAAACCAAAAAAAGTTTTTCCGAGTTATTTCGGAAGCCCCCCTATCAAAAATTAAAAATTCCTCTCTGGGGAGGATAGGTAGCGTAGGGGGCATATCAATAGTTGCACCATTTTTTTAAAAATGAAGGGGGGTGTGAAAATGGCGCGAATGTCAAAGAAGAAAAAGTTGGAAATGTTAGATGTTGCAAGGGATGAAGAACGAAATAGAATCATAAGATTATTGACTGAAGATGACAATTTCACACCTTCCCTAGAACCATTAATTGATAATTATTTAGATGCTTTTATCATTTATAAAACGATGTTTGAAGAATGGAAAGCCGATGGTTTTGCTCCTACAAAAACGCATAAAAACAAGGCTGGAGCAGTAAATGAAATGAAACATCCGCTCGCTCAACAAGTTGAAACTTGGAATGATAAGAAGAATAAAATGTTAGAAGCTCTAGGAATGACGAATAAGGGAAAAAGTGTACAAAAAACGCCTAAAAATGCAGAGAATATCCAAACTGATGAGCCTAAAGATGAGTTAGCGGCTCATCGGAATAAATGGCGGAAATCTAAATGATTATTACACCAGGCGTTAACTACGCTGATAAATATGCGAATAACGTCATGCGTAACAAAAAGAAATACCCGAAATCGATTATTCTTGCGGTAGAACGTTATAAGAAGTGGAAAAAGCGTAAAGAGATTTGGTTTGATGTAGATCGAGCGAATGAAATGTTAGATTTCGTTCAATCATTCATTCGCCATGTTAAAGGACCACTTGCAGGTCAATTGATGGAATTAGAGCTTTGGGAAATGTTTGTTTTTGCGAATATGTATGGTTGGTATCATAAAAACGAAAAAGGAAAAACAGTCCGTGTTATT
This DNA window, taken from Bacillus cereus ATCC 14579, encodes the following:
- the bclF gene encoding exosporium-associated protein BclF: MDELLSSTLINPDLLGPTLPAIPPFTLPTGPTGSTGPTGPTGSTGPTGPTGSTGPTGPTGSTGLTGLTGPTGPTGPTGPTGPTGPTGSTGLTGPTGPNSDTGPTGPTGPTGPSDGPTGPTGATGPTGPPDGPTGDTGPTGSTGPTGDTGPTGSTGPTGDTGPTGSTGPTGDTGPTGSTGPTGDTGPTGSTGPTGDTGPTGSTGPTGPGCIEPLPTFTQIVYVNKAGNDATADGSECAPFLTVTAAMASITDAIAPFPDPLNITKRYAISIGPGNYIEPLIHLKANVQLVGTSTLLTRLQIPFDINDPSWFDLNFSQDPRSGFVNLTLLSGPLDFNFQTAQSVSGKLFFVSVNITPTPIFTALSTSVNQVNIRDSMLSGGYTQNGINMAMFASFVSSGNITINSQATTDTQVNLVGGGINGNVIINVLPGHIPIDPLNLTSFAITENIFNPSPNSGNLFVNGANNVITRVRATVDSLPIRSRINLIGTSTSLIRVDDAFDLAYTPINPANWAPLPPTTVQEALDRIAALMAITIGTP
- a CDS encoding DnaD domain protein; the encoded protein is MATFRVSKSKNYTTINNTGLRDERLSWKAKGILAYILSLPDDWVFYMEEISTHAKDGIDSLRVGMKELKKFGYVRRFPVKNEKGKITNWETIIYEVPQVENPDMENPQVEKSQMEVPFMENPKLLNTKELSTNKQNTNIQSSSSIFSFYENNFGILNSFIAESISQWVNDTSEKLVQAAMERALKQQKKWNYAEGILKQWVNKNIRTLADVNAAEIEFKNKGEKGANRNGNTNEKTGGIPGIEGELPF
- a CDS encoding ArpU family phage packaging/lysis transcriptional regulator, translating into MTKQLSFLPKIDRTATQEELEGVLESVRIHRQFGMMRKEMKVTPSYEIREHGPTHTVGKPLEDVAIANIQQSKREEWLERMSVRIDQFLNRLGNGRAGSIQRDIIYKRYLEEEDVCDYMVYNEIGMSERTYRRWKSKAFYKLAFALGLEVYETEETGGNE
- a CDS encoding ATP-binding protein; this encodes MATPMKKLAESLESKVNYHSDQCMNHSYVIGGQTIIKPIQMIIYQGKPVCPRCVVEQNDKVLEEQANAHYKKISRLQKFNMLEKASVITNKEIPLSRLSDYRTGCDETISHKKAVEETLEDLKNGEIRKVVFTGNQGTAKSFLAYSMLHELNQYFWDISQKEENYNLMKSCLYVELEAITRMIMDSFDDKSSKYTLQYFVQLIGQADLVVLDDLGAESGSTDSNRQASDFIQRLLYAVSNARQGMSTFTTTNFTGKQLFNKYDAKTVSRLLGDSRVLKFTTADQRLTNLGF
- a CDS encoding helix-turn-helix domain-containing protein → MGLDQIIKESIREVVREEIQAALAQFQQQSQPNKVMRVKEAAEYLNIAVCRMYELASHPQFPVIREGRKLLFLQKDLEAWLETQKEVI
- a CDS encoding site-specific integrase gives rise to the protein MNFVQPIRDPEQIQQLKDYFKEKSLRNYILFIMGINTGLRISDILKLKVGDVKGSHISMREEKTGKQKRIQITAALKRELKWFIEEREDNEYLLQSRQGRNRPIGRSMAYKILSGAAADFGLDEIGTHTLRKTYGYHMYMQTKNIALLMEIFNHSSEKVTLRYIGVNQDAMDKAMTRFKI
- a CDS encoding DUF3954 domain-containing protein; amino-acid sequence: MKPTKVEIDVTDNKIYVVKNGEVTLLNPPVTGFGEQVITWQGGKVDRVSTTITEKIK
- a CDS encoding collagen-like protein, with the translated sequence MILIEYKNRDIFNTFIFSDVKPIIIPHHPTGPTGVTGRTGITGPTGVTGRTGITGPTGVTGPTGVTGKTGVTGPTGDTGSTGITGPTGVTGPAGVGLTNYLYIFDTTNQSIVVGGSVTFNTNGPIIGSAFTHIAGTGNITINTRGTYVAEFQLEAARENQFSFALNGTPIPGGRYGTGSPHSINQGTVAFTVTTVPSTLTLINNTSSAGTITLSNNDGGSLTNVSASISIFQVG
- a CDS encoding DUF3983 domain-containing protein, which gives rise to MTNLKKRKIRKAIARRTKAVEKYQVDNAWRNIFVKAGIIK